A window from Dysidea avara chromosome 2, odDysAvar1.4, whole genome shotgun sequence encodes these proteins:
- the LOC136244961 gene encoding uncharacterized protein, whose product MRVDLAVQTLSESVAVTLELEFGEAAREAVKFVRLMDHFFDCFNVSSFTKGKNTRKCFLSPYHKDNDFRMEFLKELISYLDEWKATVDGRPGFDGDQKKHMLLSAATDNGVRITVKSFLELVPILLHIDGVCAFLSEKLSQDSIENYFGRLRQHGRANENPTIAQVLKSSQNIRVINSIWVDDITGNCCGSKRKSYDLESVSFEYFNKSLPKRRRHCSF is encoded by the exons ATGCGGGTTGATTTAGCTGTTCAG ACTTTGTCGGAGTCAGTGGCAGTTACGCTAGAGCTGGAGTTTGGGGAAGCTGCTCGTGAAGCAGTCAAATTTGTTCGGCTCATGGATCACTTTTTTGACTGTTTCAATGTGTCATCCTTCACAAAAGGAAAGAACACGCGAAAGTGCTTTTTATCTCCCTATCATAAGGATAATGATTTCCGAATGGAG TTTCTAAAGGAACTCATAAGCTATCTGGATGAATGGAAAGCTACTGTTGACGGCAGACCTGGGTTTGATGGTGATCAGAAGAAGCACATGTTACTAAGTGCTGCAACTGATAATGGTGTTAGAATCACAG TGAAGTCATTTCTGGAACTGGTACCAATTCTTCTGCATATTGATGGAGTATGTGCATTCCTGAGTGAAAAGCTCAGCCAGGATTCTATTGAGAACTACTTTGGGAGGCTGAGACAGCATGGTAGAGCTAATGAAAACCCAACCATCGCCCAAGTTTTAAAAAGCTCTCAAAATATACGAGTGATAAATTCTATTTGGGTAGATGACATTACAGGAAATTGCTGTGGAAGCAAGAGAAAGTCATATGACTTAGAATCTGTTAGCTTTGAATATTTCAATAAGTCTTTGCCAAAGAGACGCAGACACTGTTCATTTTAA